One genomic segment of Buchnera aphidicola (Chaitoregma tattakana) includes these proteins:
- the groL gene encoding chaperonin GroEL (60 kDa chaperone family; promotes refolding of misfolded polypeptides especially under stressful conditions; forms two stacked rings of heptamers to form a barrel-shaped 14mer; ends can be capped by GroES; misfolded proteins enter the barrel where they are refolded when GroES binds) — protein MAAKDVKFGNEARIKMLNGVNILADAVKVTLGPKGRNVVLDKSFGAPSITKDGVSVAREIELEDKFENMGAQMVKEVASKANDAAGDGTTTATLLAQAIVNEGLKAVASGMNPMDLKRGIDKAVINAVDELRKLSVPCSDAKAITQVGTISANADEKVGSLISEAMEKVGNDGVITVEEGTGLQNELEVVKGMQFDRGYLSPYFINKTESGIVELENPYILMVDKKISNVRELLTILESIAKSGKPLLIISEDLEGEALATLVVNSMRGIVKIAAVKAPGFGDRRKSMLQDISILTNGSVVSEELAMDLEKTSIEDLGQAKRIVITKDTTTIIGGLGRKKDIKNRVNQIRKQIKDSTSDYDKEKLNERLAKLSGGVAVLKVGAATEVEMKEKKARVEDALHATRAAVEEGVVPGGGVALVRVAQKISKMLSDNADQNVGIRVAVRAMEAPLRQIVSNSGEEPSVVTNNVKDGSGNYGYNAATHKYGNMIKFGILDPTKVTRSALQYAASVAGLMITTECMVTDLPKEEKSELGHAQPGAGMGGMGGMM, from the coding sequence ATGGCAGCTAAAGATGTAAAGTTTGGTAATGAAGCTAGAATTAAGATGCTTAACGGTGTTAACATATTAGCTGATGCTGTTAAAGTAACTCTAGGTCCTAAAGGAAGAAATGTAGTTTTAGATAAATCTTTTGGAGCGCCTAGTATTACAAAAGATGGAGTATCTGTAGCAAGAGAGATAGAGTTGGAAGATAAGTTCGAAAATATGGGCGCCCAAATGGTGAAAGAAGTTGCTTCAAAAGCAAATGATGCTGCTGGTGATGGTACTACTACTGCTACTTTATTAGCTCAGGCTATAGTTAACGAGGGCTTAAAAGCAGTGGCTTCTGGAATGAATCCTATGGATTTAAAGAGAGGTATAGACAAAGCGGTAATAAATGCTGTTGATGAGTTGCGTAAATTGTCTGTTCCTTGTTCTGATGCTAAGGCTATTACTCAAGTAGGTACAATATCTGCAAATGCTGATGAAAAAGTTGGATCTTTAATTTCTGAAGCTATGGAAAAAGTAGGAAATGATGGTGTAATAACTGTAGAAGAGGGAACTGGATTACAAAATGAACTAGAAGTTGTAAAAGGAATGCAATTTGACAGAGGATATTTATCTCCATATTTTATTAATAAAACTGAATCAGGAATAGTAGAGTTAGAAAATCCATATATTCTAATGGTAGATAAAAAGATTTCAAATGTTAGAGAATTATTGACAATATTAGAATCTATTGCTAAATCTGGTAAACCATTGTTAATAATATCAGAAGATTTAGAGGGTGAAGCTTTAGCAACTTTAGTAGTTAACTCTATGAGAGGAATAGTAAAAATTGCAGCAGTGAAGGCTCCAGGATTTGGAGATAGAAGAAAATCAATGTTGCAAGATATTTCTATTTTGACAAATGGCTCAGTTGTTTCTGAAGAATTAGCTATGGATTTAGAAAAAACATCTATAGAAGATTTGGGTCAAGCAAAAAGAATAGTTATTACTAAAGATACTACTACTATAATTGGCGGACTTGGTAGAAAGAAAGATATAAAAAATAGAGTTAATCAAATCAGAAAGCAGATCAAAGATTCTACTTCTGACTATGATAAAGAGAAATTAAATGAAAGATTAGCTAAGCTTTCAGGTGGAGTTGCAGTTTTAAAGGTAGGAGCTGCCACTGAAGTAGAAATGAAAGAAAAAAAAGCTAGAGTAGAAGATGCTTTACATGCTACTAGAGCAGCCGTTGAAGAAGGAGTAGTACCAGGAGGCGGGGTTGCTTTAGTAAGAGTAGCTCAAAAAATTTCTAAAATGTTAAGTGATAATGCAGATCAAAATGTTGGAATACGTGTAGCAGTACGTGCTATGGAAGCTCCATTACGTCAAATAGTGTCTAATTCAGGAGAAGAACCTTCTGTAGTAACAAATAATGTAAAAGATGGAAGTGGAAATTATGGATATAATGCTGCTACTCATAAATATGGTAATATGATTAAATTTGGAATATTAGATCCTACTAAAGTAACTAGATCAGCATTACAATATGCCGCTTCAGTAGCTGGATTAATGATAACTACTGAATGTATGGTAACTGATTTACCTAAAGAAGAAAAATCTGAATTAGGGCATGCTCAGCCTGGCGCTGGTATGGGTGGAATGGGAGGAATGATGTAA
- a CDS encoding elongation factor P, whose protein sequence is MIFCNSNNFRNGLKVIFDRNPFNIEKSEFVKPGKGQTFVRVRMKNLINNKTIEKTFRPNESLKVAEIENITVSFLYRSAKIFYFMDLKNYNEISIEKKHLLNVLKLIYPGKKYFGLTWREKLISISPKNFMKFRVIGFEQFTNTNISLKNKIAIFKTQLKIVVPAFIKINDIIKIDTRFCKYVSRI, encoded by the coding sequence ATGATATTTTGTAATAGTAATAATTTTAGAAATGGATTAAAAGTAATTTTTGATAGAAATCCATTCAACATTGAAAAAAGTGAGTTTGTAAAACCTGGTAAAGGTCAAACGTTTGTCAGAGTTAGAATGAAAAATTTGATTAATAACAAAACTATAGAAAAAACTTTTAGACCTAACGAAAGTTTAAAGGTTGCAGAAATAGAGAATATTACAGTTTCCTTCTTATATAGATCTGCAAAAATTTTTTATTTCATGGACTTAAAAAATTATAATGAAATTTCAATAGAAAAAAAACATTTGTTAAACGTTTTAAAACTAATTTATCCAGGTAAAAAATATTTTGGATTAACATGGAGAGAAAAATTGATTTCTATATCTCCTAAAAATTTTATGAAGTTTAGAGTAATAGGTTTTGAGCAGTTTACTAATACAAATATTAGTTTAAAAAACAAGATAGCAATATTTAAAACACAATTAAAAATTGTTGTACCTGCATTTATAAAAATTAATGATATAATTAAAATAGATACGAGATTTTGTAAATATGTTTCTAGAATATAG
- a CDS encoding co-chaperone GroES: MKIRPLHDRIIVERKKKESKSAGGIVLTGSAAGKSSRGIVIAIGKGRILENGKIKPLDVKVGDMVIFNEGYGAKTEKIDNKEVLILTENDILAIVE, encoded by the coding sequence ATGAAAATTCGCCCGTTACATGATCGTATTATAGTGGAAAGAAAAAAAAAAGAATCTAAGTCTGCAGGAGGAATAGTTTTAACTGGTTCTGCAGCAGGTAAATCCTCAAGAGGAATAGTAATTGCTATAGGAAAAGGTCGCATTTTAGAAAACGGAAAAATAAAGCCATTAGACGTGAAAGTAGGTGATATGGTAATTTTTAATGAAGGATATGGTGCTAAAACAGAAAAAATTGACAATAAAGAAGTATTAATTTTAACAGAAAATGATATTCTTGCAATAGTAGAATAA
- the yidC gene encoding membrane protein insertase YidC produces the protein MYWIKNTFILILLFILAFFVYKFNNKNFFHSSVHRNQVHNTVYKYENDIVHTKNFIFVKTDNFKILIDKLNGNIISTHLLKYKETIGSSNTLHLLKSKKDFIYVANSGLLGLEKNKFYYDNEYNKKNFFKLLDNEDKLCVPMKWTSKNGLSYIKTFIFQRGKYFFKVKYDIFNNTGKKINVSMFGNLKQSIKKEKDVNYSNLGMRTFRGVAYSNAEHKYKKVNFDSIDQKRYISNLSDNKWIAMVQPYFVSAWIPDRSIKSKLFSDKVSSRDISVGYVTENLSINKNENKTLCSTLWIGPKIKKKMLEISDSLYFTIDYGFLWFLSQPLFELLNYLNKFFQNWGISIIAITCIIKLIMYPISKIQYVQMAKVKSIQKEISLIKRQYKDNKSMLSNKIVDLYKKNNINPIGSFLPIIVQMPMFLSLYYVIIESVELRHAPFILWIQDLSDKDPFFILPILMGITTFLLQNDSEDDYNLDKIHKIVIQTMPVFFTIFFLWFPSGLVLYYIISNILTIIQQKIIFNKFNV, from the coding sequence ATGTATTGGATCAAAAATACGTTTATATTAATTCTTTTATTCATTTTAGCATTTTTTGTCTATAAATTTAATAATAAAAATTTTTTTCATAGTTCTGTACATAGAAATCAAGTACATAATACAGTATATAAATATGAAAATGATATTGTACATACAAAAAATTTTATTTTTGTAAAAACTGATAATTTTAAAATTTTAATAGATAAATTAAATGGAAACATAATTTCTACACATTTATTAAAATATAAAGAAACTATAGGATCAAGTAATACATTACATTTATTAAAATCTAAAAAAGATTTTATATATGTAGCTAATAGTGGATTATTGGGGTTGGAAAAAAACAAATTTTATTATGATAATGAGTACAATAAAAAAAATTTTTTTAAATTACTTGATAATGAAGATAAATTATGTGTACCCATGAAATGGACTTCTAAAAATGGATTATCATATATAAAGACTTTTATTTTCCAAAGAGGAAAATATTTTTTTAAAGTTAAATACGATATATTTAATAATACTGGAAAAAAGATTAATGTTTCTATGTTTGGTAATTTAAAACAAAGCATCAAGAAAGAGAAAGATGTTAATTACAGTAATTTGGGAATGAGAACTTTTAGAGGTGTTGCGTATTCTAATGCTGAACATAAATATAAAAAAGTTAACTTTGATTCTATAGATCAAAAAAGATATATTTCTAATTTATCTGATAACAAATGGATTGCAATGGTTCAACCATATTTTGTTTCAGCCTGGATTCCAGATAGATCTATAAAAAGTAAACTTTTTTCGGATAAAGTCAGTTCTAGAGATATTTCTGTTGGATATGTTACTGAAAATTTGTCAATTAACAAAAATGAAAATAAAACTTTATGTTCAACATTATGGATAGGACCAAAAATAAAAAAGAAGATGTTAGAAATTTCAGACAGTTTATATTTTACAATAGATTATGGTTTTTTATGGTTTCTTTCTCAGCCACTGTTTGAGTTATTGAATTATTTAAACAAATTTTTTCAAAATTGGGGTATATCTATAATAGCTATAACTTGTATAATAAAATTAATAATGTATCCTATTTCTAAAATTCAATATGTTCAAATGGCTAAAGTTAAGAGTATTCAAAAAGAAATTAGTTTAATAAAAAGACAGTATAAAGATAATAAAAGCATGTTAAGTAATAAAATTGTAGACTTATATAAAAAAAATAATATTAATCCAATAGGAAGTTTTTTACCTATAATAGTACAAATGCCTATGTTTTTATCTTTATACTACGTAATTATAGAATCCGTTGAACTAAGGCATGCTCCGTTTATTTTATGGATACAGGATTTATCTGATAAAGACCCCTTTTTTATATTGCCAATATTGATGGGAATAACTACATTTTTATTACAAAATGATTCAGAAGATGATTATAACTTAGATAAAATACATAAAATAGTCATTCAAACTATGCCTGTTTTTTTTACTATATTTTTTTTATGGTTTCCATCTGGTTTAGTTTTATACTATATAATAAGTAATATATTAACGATAATACAACAAAAAATTATTTTTAATAAGTTTAATGTATAA
- a CDS encoding DnaT-like ssDNA-binding domain-containing protein: MNIKNMNTLNITIENFLKNPFKFLKQSKKKIILILKNDIPVTCITNFKFIKKNFEKLKKYEKKKRYDKFSKIISTEQLNNNYNTTNKFAMHDNWHPDKNFIQKASIWGIKIKNNVSKSELKSFIDYWKAERRFLYHIQWQQKLAYSLKITRSSKHKMFQEEPNKIYKKNNFVPDGFRDK, encoded by the coding sequence ATGAATATAAAAAATATGAATACGTTAAATATAACTATAGAAAACTTTTTAAAAAATCCATTTAAATTTTTAAAACAATCTAAAAAAAAAATTATATTAATTTTAAAAAATGATATACCAGTAACATGTATAACAAATTTTAAATTTATAAAAAAAAATTTTGAAAAACTAAAAAAATATGAAAAAAAAAAACGTTATGATAAATTTTCAAAAATAATTTCAACAGAACAATTAAATAACAATTATAATACTACAAACAAATTTGCAATGCATGATAACTGGCATCCTGACAAAAATTTTATACAAAAAGCTTCAATATGGGGAATTAAAATAAAAAATAATGTATCTAAAAGCGAACTGAAATCATTTATAGACTACTGGAAAGCTGAAAGAAGATTTCTATATCACATACAATGGCAACAAAAATTAGCATATAGTTTGAAAATAACTAGATCATCAAAACACAAAATGTTTCAAGAAGAACCAAACAAAATATATAAAAAAAACAATTTTGTACCAGATGGTTTTAGAGACAAATAA
- the mnmE gene encoding tRNA uridine-5-carboxymethylaminomethyl(34) synthesis GTPase MnmE, with the protein MYIKDTIVALATPYGISGVSILRVSGIKVKEICNRILHTIPKVRYANYLNFFNVFNNTIIDKGIVIRYEKPNSFTGEDILEFQCHGSRIVIDILLKNILFIKDVRIANNGEFSRRAFFNNKIDLLQAEAIDDLINSNSEVMLKASMNALNGTYSVHINKLSKKITHIISDIEIILNIENEYDSSNNIILLNKLEKLIFEFKILKKRLDRSSILREGLRIVIAGVPNSGKSSLFNCILSNDRSIVTEFSGTTRDVLIDSFSFEGSIFNISDTAGINFTKNKIEKIGIQKAWKEMKYASCVLLVTDDDISNFSKNAVNKKIIKYLRHNNIFYVVILNKCDIKNIIPRIIKLKGIFYINLSAKKNLGINILLKFLKKKLLLKNFSDNILISRRRHLHLIEKSLFNLIESIKTFKKLYNLEILSENLFKTRKLLDSIVGKFHTNDLLDSIFSNFCFGK; encoded by the coding sequence ATGTATATTAAAGATACTATAGTTGCTTTAGCTACTCCTTATGGTATTTCTGGAGTATCTATATTAAGAGTTTCTGGCATTAAAGTTAAAGAAATATGTAACAGAATTTTGCATACTATTCCTAAAGTAAGATATGCTAATTACTTAAACTTTTTTAATGTATTTAATAACACTATAATAGATAAGGGAATAGTTATAAGATATGAAAAACCAAATTCTTTTACTGGAGAAGATATATTAGAGTTTCAATGTCATGGAAGTAGAATAGTAATAGATATTTTATTAAAAAATATTTTGTTTATAAAAGATGTTAGAATAGCTAATAATGGAGAATTCTCACGAAGAGCATTTTTTAACAATAAAATTGATTTGTTACAAGCAGAAGCTATAGATGATTTAATAAATTCAAACTCAGAAGTTATGTTAAAAGCTTCTATGAATGCTTTAAATGGAACATATTCTGTTCATATAAACAAATTATCTAAAAAAATCACACACATAATATCTGATATTGAAATAATTTTAAATATAGAAAATGAATATGATTCTTCTAATAATATTATATTATTAAATAAATTAGAAAAGTTAATATTTGAATTTAAGATCTTAAAGAAAAGATTAGATAGAAGTAGTATTTTAAGAGAAGGGTTAAGAATAGTTATAGCCGGGGTTCCTAATTCTGGTAAATCTAGCTTATTTAACTGCATTTTATCTAATGACAGATCAATAGTTACAGAATTTAGTGGAACTACTAGAGATGTATTAATAGATAGTTTTTCTTTTGAAGGATCTATTTTCAATATTTCTGATACGGCTGGTATAAATTTTACTAAGAATAAAATAGAGAAGATTGGTATACAGAAAGCTTGGAAAGAAATGAAGTATGCTAGTTGTGTTTTACTTGTTACAGATGATGATATTAGTAACTTTAGTAAAAATGCTGTTAATAAAAAAATTATAAAATATCTAAGACATAATAATATATTTTATGTAGTAATTTTAAACAAATGTGATATAAAAAATATAATTCCTAGAATTATAAAGTTAAAAGGGATTTTTTATATTAATTTATCAGCTAAAAAAAATCTTGGTATTAATATTTTATTAAAATTTTTAAAAAAAAAATTATTGTTAAAAAATTTTTCTGATAACATTCTTATTTCTAGAAGAAGACATTTACACTTGATTGAAAAATCATTATTCAATCTTATTGAATCTATAAAAACCTTTAAAAAATTATACAATTTAGAAATTTTATCTGAAAACTTATTTAAGACTAGAAAACTTTTAGATAGTATTGTTGGGAAATTTCATACTAATGATTTACTAGATTCTATATTTTCAAATTTTTGTTTTGGAAAATAA
- the dnaC gene encoding DNA replication protein DnaC: MKNKTTNFLKRLKKIIPSHIKPKFKKDKDLLSWNQEQGLISSKDILKKNKIMKIKKTFKKSGIKELYIKCTFKNYKIEHKGHERVLKAAKKYAKNFNSNVSSFIFSGKPGTGKNHLASAIGNYLILKGKSVLIVTVADLMSNMKGTFNGSSHTTEENLLNELSTVDLLMIDEIGMQTESRYEKVVINQIVDRRSSSKRSTGMLSNLNHEGMKILLGERVIDRMRLGNSLWLNFEWNSYRKHI, from the coding sequence ATGAAAAATAAGACTACTAACTTTTTAAAAAGGCTTAAAAAAATAATTCCTAGTCATATAAAACCTAAATTCAAAAAAGACAAAGATTTACTGTCTTGGAATCAAGAACAAGGATTGATTTCTTCTAAAGACATCTTAAAAAAAAATAAAATAATGAAAATAAAAAAAACTTTTAAAAAATCTGGTATAAAAGAATTATATATAAAATGCACATTTAAAAATTATAAAATAGAACATAAAGGTCATGAACGAGTTTTAAAAGCCGCAAAAAAATATGCAAAAAATTTTAATAGTAATGTATCCAGTTTTATTTTTTCTGGAAAACCTGGAACTGGAAAAAATCACCTAGCTTCGGCGATAGGAAACTACTTGATATTAAAAGGAAAAAGTGTACTTATAGTAACAGTAGCAGATCTTATGTCTAATATGAAAGGAACATTTAATGGATCAAGTCATACCACAGAAGAAAACTTATTAAATGAACTAAGCACAGTAGACTTGTTAATGATAGATGAAATAGGAATGCAAACAGAATCTAGATATGAGAAAGTTGTTATAAACCAAATAGTAGATAGAAGGTCATCTTCAAAAAGATCTACTGGAATGTTATCTAATCTAAATCATGAAGGAATGAAAATTTTATTAGGAGAAAGAGTAATAGATAGAATGAGATTAGGAAATAGTCTGTGGTTGAATTTTGAATGGAATAGTTATAGAAAGCATATATAA
- the rpoH gene encoding RNA polymerase sigma factor RpoH: protein MIKTIDTISLGSLGNLSSYIKVAFSFPVLSKKKEKCLATLLYCNSDLNSAKTLILSNLRFVIHISKNYLGYGLLQSDLIQEGNIGLMKAVKKFNPDIGVRLISFAVHWIKSEIHEYVLKNWRIVKVATTKSQRKLFFNLRKNKKRFGWFNKLEIDTVAKELGVKSNDVIEMEARMSAQDLTFSFSTSEDNIDNKSKFKSSYLKDNNSNFANTLEKNQLYEYNINKLKNALLSLDTRSRYIISSRWLYDDKKKTLQNLADYYGISAERVRQIEKIAINKIRLKVKN from the coding sequence ATGATAAAAACTATTGATACCATTTCTTTAGGCTCATTAGGAAATCTTAGTTCTTATATAAAGGTAGCTTTTTCTTTTCCCGTGCTTTCAAAAAAAAAAGAAAAATGTTTAGCTACTTTATTGTATTGTAATAGTGATTTAAATTCGGCTAAAACATTAATTTTATCTAACTTAAGATTTGTAATACATATTTCAAAAAATTATTTGGGATATGGTTTATTACAGTCTGATTTGATTCAAGAAGGCAATATAGGGCTTATGAAAGCAGTAAAAAAATTTAATCCTGATATAGGTGTCAGATTAATTTCTTTTGCTGTACATTGGATAAAATCTGAGATACATGAATACGTACTAAAAAATTGGAGAATAGTGAAAGTTGCTACTACTAAATCGCAAAGAAAGTTGTTTTTTAATTTGAGAAAAAATAAAAAGAGATTCGGGTGGTTTAATAAACTGGAAATAGATACTGTTGCTAAAGAACTAGGAGTAAAATCTAATGATGTAATAGAAATGGAAGCTAGAATGTCTGCTCAAGACTTAACATTTAGTTTTTCTACTTCAGAAGATAATATAGATAATAAGTCTAAATTTAAATCGTCTTATCTGAAAGATAATAATTCAAATTTTGCTAATACTTTAGAAAAAAATCAGTTATATGAGTATAATATTAACAAGTTGAAGAACGCTTTATTAAGTTTAGATACACGTAGTAGATATATAATTTCTTCTAGATGGCTATATGATGACAAAAAAAAGACGTTACAAAATTTAGCAGATTATTATGGTATTTCAGCTGAAAGAGTGAGACAAATAGAAAAAATTGCTATAAATAAGATCAGATTAAAAGTAAAAAATTAA
- the ftsY gene encoding signal recognition particle-docking protein FtsY, whose amino-acid sequence MYNTRKKIGSQIQKFFFRKKIDKKTFKILEESLLLCDVGLNTASKVISNLKKKVIKKNIIDKSIVLNILQDELLYILKKSYKPLIIKNKYPFLILVVGVNGVGKTTTVGKLAWKYKQQGRSVMIAAGDTFRAAAIEQLNIISKKILVPVVSQHYKADSAAVIFDAIQSAKRKNVEILIADTSGRLHNNKNFISELRKIIKVTKKIDVSFPDETILVIDSSSGHNIINQVRIFKNETNVTGIIVTKLDGSAKGGMIFNISDEFNIPVRYISTGENKEDLHKFECESFVKSIFK is encoded by the coding sequence TTGTATAATACTAGAAAGAAAATAGGATCTCAAATACAAAAATTTTTTTTTAGAAAAAAAATAGACAAAAAAACGTTTAAAATATTAGAAGAAAGTTTATTGTTGTGTGATGTTGGTCTTAATACTGCAAGTAAGGTAATTTCTAATTTAAAAAAAAAGGTTATAAAGAAAAATATAATAGATAAAAGTATTGTTTTAAATATTTTACAAGATGAACTTTTATATATATTGAAAAAAAGTTATAAGCCGTTAATAATAAAAAATAAATATCCTTTTTTAATTTTAGTAGTTGGAGTAAATGGCGTAGGTAAAACTACAACTGTAGGAAAATTAGCTTGGAAGTATAAACAGCAAGGAAGATCTGTTATGATAGCTGCTGGTGACACTTTTAGAGCTGCAGCGATAGAGCAGTTAAATATTATTTCTAAAAAAATATTAGTTCCTGTAGTATCTCAACATTATAAAGCAGATTCTGCTGCTGTAATTTTTGATGCTATACAATCTGCAAAGAGAAAAAATGTAGAGATTTTGATAGCAGATACTTCAGGTAGATTACATAACAACAAAAATTTTATATCTGAACTACGTAAAATTATAAAGGTTACAAAAAAAATTGATGTTAGCTTTCCTGATGAAACAATACTTGTAATAGATTCTTCTAGCGGTCATAATATTATTAATCAAGTAAGAATTTTTAAAAATGAAACTAATGTTACAGGTATTATTGTTACTAAATTAGATGGTTCGGCTAAAGGAGGAATGATATTTAATATCTCGGATGAATTTAATATTCCAGTAAGATATATTTCTACTGGAGAGAATAAAGAAGATTTACACAAATTTGAATGTGAAAGTTTTGTAAAATCTATTTTTAAATAA
- the rsmD gene encoding 16S rRNA (guanine(966)-N(2))-methyltransferase RsmD, which produces MKIISGKLKSRIISIKKKYKIRPTTNLMRKILFEWLSKYIANAKCLDCFAGSALLSIESVSRYANYVTTIEKNFYIYNNILKNIKRLSIKNINVINANILYWLNSNGTPYDIIFLDPPFNNKIIERVIYLLEKNNWTKQNTLIYIETQKKKHIKIPKKWFTFKKKNIGEASGVLYLVKKK; this is translated from the coding sequence ATGAAAATTATATCAGGTAAATTAAAATCTAGAATTATATCAATAAAAAAAAAGTATAAAATACGACCTACTACAAATTTAATGAGAAAAATTCTTTTTGAATGGCTTTCTAAATATATTGCAAATGCTAAATGCTTAGATTGCTTTGCTGGAAGTGCCTTATTAAGTATTGAATCTGTATCTAGATATGCAAACTATGTTACTACTATAGAAAAAAATTTTTATATTTATAATAATATATTAAAAAACATAAAAAGACTATCTATAAAAAATATTAATGTAATTAATGCAAATATATTATATTGGTTAAATAGTAATGGAACTCCATATGATATAATATTTTTAGATCCCCCGTTTAATAATAAAATTATTGAAAGAGTTATATACTTACTAGAAAAAAATAATTGGACCAAACAAAATACGTTAATATACATAGAAACACAAAAAAAAAAACACATAAAAATTCCTAAAAAATGGTTCACTTTTAAAAAAAAAAATATAGGAGAAGCTTCTGGAGTATTATATTTAGTTAAAAAAAAATAA